From the Terriglobales bacterium genome, one window contains:
- a CDS encoding HNH endonuclease: MSGQEHNPGPSLRHHGAGPHRGNGQGVLAPAAPGNGHGFQPMHAPVLVLNASYEPINICAARRAIVLVLKGVAMTEEENGHFLHSARIALRVPSVIRLLEYRRIPHQTRALSRKNILLRDRNTCQYCGDVLPSAELTLDHVVPRSRGGLSAWENLVACCHPCNRQKGNQLVHEAGMKLLREPRAFNLHTSRHIMRLIGRSDAKWRKYLFY, encoded by the coding sequence ATGTCGGGACAGGAACACAATCCGGGACCCAGCCTGCGACACCACGGAGCGGGGCCGCACCGCGGCAACGGCCAGGGTGTGCTCGCGCCGGCCGCGCCGGGCAACGGCCACGGCTTCCAGCCCATGCACGCGCCCGTGCTGGTGCTGAACGCCAGCTACGAGCCCATCAACATCTGTGCCGCGCGCCGCGCCATCGTGCTGGTGCTCAAGGGCGTGGCCATGACCGAGGAGGAGAACGGCCACTTCCTGCACTCGGCGCGCATCGCGCTGCGCGTCCCCTCGGTGATCCGCCTGCTGGAGTACCGCCGCATCCCCCACCAGACGCGCGCTCTCTCCCGCAAGAACATCCTGCTGCGCGACCGCAACACCTGCCAGTACTGCGGCGACGTGCTGCCCTCGGCCGAGCTGACGCTCGACCACGTGGTGCCGCGCTCCCGCGGCGGCCTCTCCGCCTGGGAGAACCTGGTGGCCTGCTGCCATCCCTGCAACCGCCAGAAGGGCAACCAGCTGGTCCACGAGGCCGGCATGAAGCTGCTGCGCGAGCCCCGCGCCTTCAACCTGCACACCAGCCGCCACATCATGCGCCT